The window AAACACATGGTTCATAATACCATTTCCTTTGGTATCTGTCAAAAACTCAGACCTAAAACCTATAAGACCTCGTGCTGGTATTATAAACTCAAGTCGCATAAAACCATCGTTTAAGATGGTCATATTCTGAAGCTGTGCTCTTCGCGGACCCAATTTTTCCATGACAGTGCCCATAAACTCTTCTGGAACATCAATTATCAAATATTCATACGGCTCATAAAGTTCACCATTTATAATTTTTGTTATAACCTGTGGCTTTGAAACCTGAAACTCATAACCCTCTCTGCGCATAGTTTCGATCAATATTGCCAAATGAAGCTCTCCTCTTCCTGACACCTTAAATGAATCGGGTGAATCGGTCTCCTCAACTTTCAATCCTACATTTCTCTCAAGTTCCTTAAAAAGGCGCTCTCGTAAGTGCCTTGAAGTTACATACTCACCTTCTTTTCCTGCAAAAGGTGAATCATTTGTTGAAAATATCATAGAGATTGTTGGCTCATCAATCTTGATAAACTCCAACGCCTCTGGATTTTCTGCATCTGCCACAGTCTGACCAATGTTGATACCATCTATTCCGGCAATTGCAACAATATCACCAAGCTTTGCTTCGCTACATTCTACCCTTTTTAAACCTTCAAACTGATACAGTTTTGTAACCCTTGTCTTTTGCAAAACTCCATCTTGTCTTGTGCAAACTGCAACCTGCTGATTGAGTTTTACACTTCCTCTCACAACCTTGCCAATTGCAATTCTTCCAAGGTAATTGTCATAGTCAATTGAAGTTACAATCATCTGGAAAGGTGCATCAATTTCACCTGTTGGTGCAGGAATATTGTTTATAATCATCTCAAACAGTGGTTCTAAATTGTGACTTTCATCTTCTAAATCAAACTTTGCAATGCCTTCTTTTGCTGATGCAAAAACATATGGAAAGTCAAGCTGGTCTTCATCTGCTCCAAGCTCAATAAAAAGATCTAACACCTTATCCAAAACCTCATAAGGCCTTGCAAATGGCCTGTCAATTTTATTTATAACAACAATTGGCTTGAGTTTAAGCTGTAGGGCTTTTCTTAAAACAAACTTTGTCTGGGGCATTGGACCTTCATAGGCATCTACAACCAGAAGCACACCATCTGCCATAACAAGCGCTCTTTCAACTTCACTTCCAAAGTCTGCATGGCCTGGTGTGTCTATGATGTTTATCTTTATTCCTTTGTACATAATGGCTGTGTTTTTTGCCATTATGGTAATTCCTTTTTCTCTTTCAAGCTGGTTTGAATCTAAAACTCTTTCTTCAACTACCTGATTTTCACGGAATATTCCACTTTGTTTTAACATTGCGTCAACTAAGGTTGTTTTACCATGGTCAACATGGGCAATTATAGCGATGTTTCTGATGTCATCTCTTTGGGTTAGCATTTTGGTGTTTTAAGAGCCTCCTTTGAAAGTTTAGTAGGGAGCTTTATTAATTTTAAAATAATCTGCTTTTTAAAGTCAAGGCAATTGGAAAGTTTATATGGCTAAAAGATTGGAACCAATCTTATTATATTAGCTTCACATATTGGTAATATATTGCAATTTTCCATATTGTCAGATATTATTTATTATAAAAAACTCTTCTGAATAATTTACTAAGACTTTAAAGAAAGGGGTACGTAATACCGAAGATGAAAGAAAATCTATTAAACTTTAGCAAAAACACTTACTCAAAATTAATTGTTCTCATGCTCTGCTGTTTATTTACAATATTTAACTCAACTATTTCACAGGGTGCTGTACCAAAAGTAAAATATGTGACTGCAGAAGAATTTGTTCAAAAGGTTTTTGTAGCTCTCAAGATAATTAACCACTCACAAGATCCCTGGAGCAAAGCAAAATTATTAAAAGTTCTTCCTGCAAACTTGAACAAAAAATCTATTATCACAAAAGCTCAAGCTTCATATATTCTGTGGCATACAATACAAAATTTAGAGTCTTTAAAACAAAGATTATTGCCAGTTCAAACCAACATATTATCTTGTTGGGACTATCACAAACAAACAGGAAAAGGATTTGTAACAAAGAACATTCCGACCGAAATAGCACTTTTGTATTATAACTTCGTGGTAATAGAAAAAATATATAAAGATGGTCATAAAAAATATGTTCTTGTGTGGAATCCATACACCAAAGCACGATCACAAGATGACTATGTAAAATTGGTAAGAGATTTTTTAAATAAAAATCGACAAAAGTACAAGGTTGTGCTCAAGGAAAATACAAAATCATTATCAGTAGATTACATAAAAAAAGTATTTCCGATTATTAATAAATCAAATAATCTTCCTCCAACAATTTTCAATAAAGTATATCAAAGTATATACCAAAATACGTATCAAGACATTGAGAATATTGTGTTAAACCAACTTTATACTGTTAATGATCAAGTTTACTGTTATTTTTTCTTGACTTTGTCAGTTAAGAGGTGTTTTTGAGCTAACAAAAAATAACAAAGTCTTAATTTATGCGGGTTTCAAGAAGAGAAAAATAAAAAATTTTAAAAAATGTAGGGACAAATTTTAGCTTAATATATACTGAATTTGCTTGACTTTTTAAATATTTTGTGGTACAATATAACAAACTATCTTCAAGGAGTTGCCATATGTTTGTCAAAATTACTAATGCTGGCGGTTATCAGTATGTTAGGTTAGTCGAAAATTACCGTGAAAATGGTAAAGTAAAGCAAAGAGTACTATTTAACTTTGGTAGACTTGATATTCTCAAAGATGACCCCGCTTTTAAAAACATTGTAAAAAAACTATCTGATATTGTCGCTGAAACAACTACTGAGAATGCAAAAGCTGTTACTATTGAATCTGAAGAAGATATTTCGGATGCAGTTGTAAAAAACTGGGGATACATTGTATACAGAAAGTTATGGCAGGAGCTTGAAATTGATAAGTTTTTAAAAGGGAAAGCAGCAAAAGAGAGAAAGATAAAATTTGATGTAGACAAAGTAAGTTTTTTAATGACCATACAGAGATTGATAGAGCCAATGAGCAAACTAAGAACTTATCATCAGAGAAGCAAATATTTTGGATTTGAAGAGGATATAGATTTGAATCAATTGTACAGGTGTTTAGATTTTCTTGACAGTGTAAAAGAAGATTTAGAGACATACCTGTATCAGAGAAATAAAGACTTATTTAAGATGGTAGTTGATGTAGTGTTTTATGATGTGACGACAATATACTTTGAGAGTTGTAGAGCGGATGAACTTAAAAATTTTGGGTTTAGCAAAGACAACAAGGTAAATGAAGTGCAAGTTGTATTAGGGCTTTTGGTGGACAAAGAAGGCAGACCGATAGGGTATGAACTTTTTCCTGGTAATACGATAGATAGCAAGACGATGGTAAAGATACTGAGGAAGCTGAAGGAAAAATTTAGTATAGATAAGATAATAATAGTAGCAGACAAAGGGCTTAACAGCAGAATAAATTTAAAGATGATAAAAGAAGCTGGGTACGACTATATAGTAGCAAGCAGATTAAAGAATGCAAGTAAAGAAATTTTAGATGAAGTTTTTAATGAAGAAGGATATAAAAGACTTGATGGCAAAAGATGTTTGAATGCTGAAGAAATTTATGGTGATGAATTCAAATATAAGGTATTGGAAAGAACAAATATTGTCAAGGATGAAGAGGGTAAAGAGTTCAAAATAGAAGAGAATTTGATAATAACGTATTCAAGCAAGAGAGCCAAGAAAGACAAAGAAGACAGAGAGAGATTGGTAAGAAAAGCCAAAGAGCTTTTAGAGAACAAAGGAAGCATAACAGCCTTAGAAAAGAAAGGTGCAAGGAAATATTTGAAGAAGAAATCAAAATCAGAAGAATATGTATTGGATGAGGAAGCGATAAAACGAGATGAGAAATTTGACGGTTATTATGCAATTCAAACGAGCAAAAAGGATATGGATGTAGAAGAGGTTTTAGGAGCATATCACGATTTATGGAAGATAGAACAGTCATTCAGAGTAATGAAAAGCTGTTTAGAAGTGCGACCGATATATCACTTTACAGAAAGCAGAATAAAAGGACATTTTGTGATATGTTTTTTGGCATTTTTACTGCAAAGGACATTGGAATATATTTTGAGGAGAAAAGGTAAAGGAATAAGTAGTGAAAGGATAATGGAAGCAATATATTCAATGAACTTTTTTGAAATAGAGATAAAAGGGAAGAAATATTTGATAAAGCAAAAAATTGAGGGAGGAGCTGGAGATATACTGAATGTAATGAAGATAAAGGGTCCAAAAAACTTCATGACATATGAGGAAGGCTTAGAATTTATTGGTATTAGCAAATGATGTAGTGACAAAATTGAGGTCCATATTTTGTCAATCCCAGTCCTCCCAAGCTTTTTGAGCTTCAAACTGACAAAGTCAAGAGTAGATTACATAAAAAAAGTATTTCCGATTATTAATAAATCAAATAATCTTCCTCCAACAATTTTCAATAAAGTATATCAAAGTATATACCAAAATACGTATCAAGACATTGAGAATATTGTGTTAAACCAACTTTATACTGTTAATGATCAAGTTTACTGTTATTTTTTAGAAGACAAAGTCCTTAAGATAGCTAAAATTCAGAATTTCAAAACTTCATTTTTAGGAAAAGAATACAATGTAAATGTAGAATCAGATCCTCGATGGAACAAATACATTGAAGATTACATTATGTCATTAAAAAGAGACTTTCCTGTTAATCACGAAAGATTTAAATACATTGTTGCCGATATATTTTCTACCCCTGTAAGTTTTCAAGAATCTATTCTTCGTTTATTAGACTTGGGATTATTAACACCTGAAATTAATCCCTACGACCAACGCTTTTATATCTATCCAAACAAAAGACTCTCAAGCACAGAGGTAAATGAAATAATTAATAGAATATCAAAAAACGAAAACTTATCTTTTGACGAATTTAAAGTAGACAACAAATTCTTCAGAATTGACAACCTTAGATTTTTAAAAATGCTAAAAAGCCTTCCATTAAAAACTCAAAGCAAATTGAAGTTTACATCAAATCAATTTGGTATTGATGAATTTGGAATTTATATAATTGTTGAAGGAACAAAATATTATCTTGCTGAAACCCTCCCTAAGGACGGGAATATATTTTACTATATAAAACCTTATATAACCTATGCAAAAACAAAACTGACGTATAAAGATCTCATCCCAAAAGATCAGATAATTGAAGTATTAAGCGAAGTAGATGGTATTTGCCTTGTAAAATATAGGAATTCTAAATTATGGGTACCATCAAGATATTTGACCATTTTACCGCAAAGGAAAGTTTTTCTTAACCCACTAACAAAAGAAGAAGTTGAAAAATTTATAAATTCACGAGTAAAAAATGAAAAATCAAATTATTTTATATGGGTTGACTTGGCGAGATTATCAATTTATTTGATGAAAAAAGAAAATAATGAGTATGTTCTTATCAGAACAATTGATTGCTCTGCAGGGGCTGAATATACCCCTACATTGAGAGGTTATTTCAAAAGTAAAGCCAAAGTTTATAAATTTTATAATACACGATATAGGGCGGGAGCAATGTATGGGTTGGTGTATTGTGGTAATTATATGATACATTCTGTTATAACAAACCGGGAAGGTAAAATCATTGATAACTCCATAATAAAAAGAATTAGCCACGGCTGCATCAGAGTCCCTATGTATGATGCTAAATATATTTACAATAATGTGCCAGTTGGAAGTGTGGTGTGGGTGAATTGAAAAAAGGGATCTGTCCAAAAACAATAATTTTTAATAACCTTATTTGATGTTATTAAATACCAATATTAAATTATATAGCAAACAAAAAGAGGGTTGGGTAGCAGTTTTATCCCAGCCCTCTATTAGAGACTTTAAATATTTTTGTGTAAAGTATAATGACCTCCTTCTTGGTAAGAATCAGAATATAAACAAAAATATCCAAGAGGGAGTTTTTTGTTATGGAAAATGTTTTAACGAAAGAGCAATTACTTGAGTTCATAAGGAAAAATAACATCCAGAGTGTAAGCAACATTTATGAAAGCTTAAAGACCTATTTAAGGATGTGCTGCAAAGTTTTTAAGAAGCAGAGATTGAAGAAAGTTTAGGCTACAAAAAATATAATGTCAGAAATAAAAAAACAACAAATTCCCGAAATGGTTATAGTCAAAAGACTGTCAAAACTAAGTTTGGTAAAATGGAGCTTGATATTCCAAGGGATAGAGAAGATGAATTTGAACCCAAGATAATTCCTAAATACAAAAGAGATATTTCAGAGATTGAAGACAAAATCATAGCCATGTATTCAAGAGCAATAGCAACTCGAGACATTCATGTGCAAATAAAAGATATTTATGGTATCGAAATACCTGCTGAAATGGTTAGCAAAATTACAGAGAAAATTATTCAGCAGAATAAGAGAATGGCAAAATAGACCATTGGAAAAGATATATTCGTTTATTTTCAGGGACGCGATTCATTACAAGATAAAAGACGAGGGTAAAAATTGTGAATAAAGCTGCCTATGTTGTTTTGGGTATTAACATTGAAAGATATAAGGATGTTTTGGGACTATGGATTGGAGAAAGTGAAAGTTCTAAATTCTGGTTGGGTGTTCTGAATGATTTGAAAACAAGAGGAGTAGAAGAGGTACTACTATTTTGTGCAGATAGCCTAACAGGTTTAAAAGAAGCAATAGAAGCAGTGTTCCCAAAAAGCGATATTCAAAGGTGTGTTATTCATCAGTCAAGTTAATTCGTTCAAGTATGTTTCATACAAGCACATAAAAGAGTTTTCAAAGGATTTTAAAAAACTGTATCAGGCAACTAATGAAGAAGAAGCTTTTGAGAATTTTTGTCAAATAAAAGAGAAATGGGGGAAACAATATCCTTATGCATTTAGAAGCTGGGAAAGCAATTGGGATTTACTAACTTCGTTTTTTAAGTTTCCACCAGAAATAAGGAGAATAATCTACACAACAAATATTATAGAAGGTGTTCATAGACAATTTAGGAAAGTTACAAAGTCAAAGTCAGTGTTTCCAAATGATATAGCTTTAGAAAAGATGCTTTATCTTGCAACCAAAAATGTTGTAAGAAAGTGGACGCAAAGACACAGAAACTGGGATATAATATTGAACCAGCTTTTAATAATGTATCCTGAGCGGTTGAAAGAATATATAAAGTAGATAGCAATCGTCAGTTCGCGTTTTTTAACTGCTTCTATAGAAGCAGTTAAAAAACCAAATAAAAAAGAGAATATTATAACCCGGTATTAAATTTTCTCCATGAAGTTTAAAATTTATGCATAAAAAATATTAAAATGGTAATACTAAAAAATAGAAAATTGTCAATTAAATTCTCTTGACTTTGTCAGTTTGAAGCTCAAAAAGCTTGGGAGGACTGGGATTGACAAAATATGGACCTCAATTTTGTCACTACATCATTTGCTAATACCAATAAATTCTAAGCCTTCCTCATATGTCATGAAGTTTTTTGGACCCTTTATCTTCATTACATTCAGTATATCTCCAGCTCC is drawn from Caldicellulosiruptor naganoensis and contains these coding sequences:
- the typA gene encoding translational GTPase TypA — protein: MLTQRDDIRNIAIIAHVDHGKTTLVDAMLKQSGIFRENQVVEERVLDSNQLEREKGITIMAKNTAIMYKGIKINIIDTPGHADFGSEVERALVMADGVLLVVDAYEGPMPQTKFVLRKALQLKLKPIVVINKIDRPFARPYEVLDKVLDLFIELGADEDQLDFPYVFASAKEGIAKFDLEDESHNLEPLFEMIINNIPAPTGEIDAPFQMIVTSIDYDNYLGRIAIGKVVRGSVKLNQQVAVCTRQDGVLQKTRVTKLYQFEGLKRVECSEAKLGDIVAIAGIDGINIGQTVADAENPEALEFIKIDEPTISMIFSTNDSPFAGKEGEYVTSRHLRERLFKELERNVGLKVEETDSPDSFKVSGRGELHLAILIETMRREGYEFQVSKPQVITKIINGELYEPYEYLIIDVPEEFMGTVMEKLGPRRAQLQNMTILNDGFMRLEFIIPARGLIGFRSEFLTDTKGNGIMNHVFYDYMPYAGDIPERNKGALIAFETGEAVTYGLYNAQERGRLFIEPGTQVYEGMIVGESSRPEDIVVNVCKKKHLTNMRSATADEALRLTPPVKLSLEECIEFLAEDELLEVTPKSLRLRKKILNHEMRKKMEARAKKEEKEPVF
- a CDS encoding IS1634 family transposase, which codes for MFVKITNAGGYQYVRLVENYRENGKVKQRVLFNFGRLDILKDDPAFKNIVKKLSDIVAETTTENAKAVTIESEEDISDAVVKNWGYIVYRKLWQELEIDKFLKGKAAKERKIKFDVDKVSFLMTIQRLIEPMSKLRTYHQRSKYFGFEEDIDLNQLYRCLDFLDSVKEDLETYLYQRNKDLFKMVVDVVFYDVTTIYFESCRADELKNFGFSKDNKVNEVQVVLGLLVDKEGRPIGYELFPGNTIDSKTMVKILRKLKEKFSIDKIIIVADKGLNSRINLKMIKEAGYDYIVASRLKNASKEILDEVFNEEGYKRLDGKRCLNAEEIYGDEFKYKVLERTNIVKDEEGKEFKIEENLIITYSSKRAKKDKEDRERLVRKAKELLENKGSITALEKKGARKYLKKKSKSEEYVLDEEAIKRDEKFDGYYAIQTSKKDMDVEEVLGAYHDLWKIEQSFRVMKSCLEVRPIYHFTESRIKGHFVICFLAFLLQRTLEYILRRKGKGISSERIMEAIYSMNFFEIEIKGKKYLIKQKIEGGAGDILNVMKIKGPKNFMTYEEGLEFIGISK
- a CDS encoding L,D-transpeptidase; amino-acid sequence: MSFKLTKSRVDYIKKVFPIINKSNNLPPTIFNKVYQSIYQNTYQDIENIVLNQLYTVNDQVYCYFLEDKVLKIAKIQNFKTSFLGKEYNVNVESDPRWNKYIEDYIMSLKRDFPVNHERFKYIVADIFSTPVSFQESILRLLDLGLLTPEINPYDQRFYIYPNKRLSSTEVNEIINRISKNENLSFDEFKVDNKFFRIDNLRFLKMLKSLPLKTQSKLKFTSNQFGIDEFGIYIIVEGTKYYLAETLPKDGNIFYYIKPYITYAKTKLTYKDLIPKDQIIEVLSEVDGICLVKYRNSKLWVPSRYLTILPQRKVFLNPLTKEEVEKFINSRVKNEKSNYFIWVDLARLSIYLMKKENNEYVLIRTIDCSAGAEYTPTLRGYFKSKAKVYKFYNTRYRAGAMYGLVYCGNYMIHSVITNREGKIIDNSIIKRISHGCIRVPMYDAKYIYNNVPVGSVVWVN